The Candidatus Koribacter versatilis Ellin345 genome has a segment encoding these proteins:
- a CDS encoding FmdB family zinc ribbon protein, translating to MPIFEYICSDCGHHFEAIVMGSQEASCPKCNAHHLEQQLSKFAAHSKGSSSEAPSCASGGPCCMGTGGGCNMN from the coding sequence ATGCCCATCTTCGAATACATCTGTTCCGATTGCGGCCACCACTTCGAGGCCATCGTCATGGGTTCGCAGGAAGCCTCCTGCCCCAAGTGCAACGCTCACCATCTCGAGCAGCAACTCTCCAAATTCGCCGCCCACAGCAAAGGCTCGTCCTCCGAAGCGCCCTCCTGCGCCAGCGGTGGCCCCTGCTGCATGGGCACCGGCGGCGGCTGCAACATGAACTAG
- a CDS encoding M1 family metallopeptidase, with protein MIRPRLKFIRSILVLFVLSAAAFGADRNALTFTQYNLKTTVTPTSQGFEAEGTVTLRNDSATPQKWAVLQVSSSLEWRYVRVGSEEVQFIAQPYTTDIDHTGAVSEVTVTLPKPLEPKQSVTLNIAYGGTIALDAKRLTRVGTPDADATRSDWDQVSNDFTAVRGLGFVAWYPVVMEAASLSDGNAVFSTIGQWRSRNRGAEMHLAICLPAKEAGGRMIVANGTESQAKPDEGCKAYDYRLGPMTVPAFVVGNFQELKRPVLTVYHEQGHTTAAQDYAAEFERLQPFAAGWFGAPKEHAMYVELTGRAVTPYETGALMFAPLGQGERMATDLSAAYQLGQVSVQSFRPWIDYGTAHFLQFLVVEREMGRANALAYLQQYARPLATADKDPAKDPAAQSLINTDDELLYRGKSLFVWSMLRDLVGDEALSAAVQSYRPEDDHDASYMQKLIESHAHKDLEWFFDDWVYRDRGLPDFHIVSAYPRQILGGQYLVTITVENLGSAAAEVPVSAQVNGGEKSVRIFVKPGEKATARINTQQVPTSVTVNDGSVPERDMTNNKMEVKPPAQ; from the coding sequence GTGATTCGACCTAGATTGAAGTTTATCCGGAGCATTCTCGTTCTCTTTGTCCTCTCCGCAGCGGCGTTTGGCGCGGACCGCAACGCGCTTACGTTCACCCAATACAACTTGAAGACGACCGTCACGCCGACCTCGCAGGGCTTTGAGGCCGAGGGCACGGTCACGCTACGCAACGATAGCGCCACGCCACAGAAGTGGGCGGTTTTGCAGGTCTCTTCGTCGCTGGAGTGGCGCTATGTGCGCGTGGGCAGCGAGGAAGTGCAGTTCATCGCGCAGCCGTACACAACGGACATTGATCACACCGGCGCAGTGAGTGAGGTGACGGTCACGCTGCCGAAGCCGCTGGAGCCGAAGCAGAGCGTGACGCTGAACATCGCGTACGGCGGGACGATCGCGCTCGATGCCAAGCGCCTGACGCGCGTCGGTACGCCCGATGCCGATGCGACGCGCTCCGACTGGGACCAGGTCTCGAATGACTTCACTGCAGTGCGCGGGCTCGGATTCGTTGCGTGGTATCCGGTGGTGATGGAAGCCGCGAGCCTGAGCGACGGCAACGCGGTGTTCTCGACGATTGGCCAGTGGCGCAGCCGCAACCGCGGTGCGGAGATGCACCTGGCGATTTGTTTGCCCGCGAAAGAAGCCGGCGGACGCATGATCGTTGCGAATGGCACGGAATCGCAGGCGAAGCCAGACGAGGGATGCAAAGCGTACGACTATCGCTTGGGGCCGATGACCGTGCCGGCGTTCGTAGTCGGAAATTTCCAGGAGCTGAAGCGGCCGGTGCTGACGGTGTATCACGAGCAAGGGCACACCACGGCGGCTCAGGATTATGCGGCGGAGTTTGAACGCCTGCAACCGTTCGCCGCAGGATGGTTTGGCGCACCCAAGGAGCACGCGATGTACGTCGAGCTGACCGGCCGCGCGGTGACGCCATACGAGACCGGCGCGCTGATGTTCGCGCCGCTCGGGCAGGGCGAGCGCATGGCGACAGATTTGTCGGCGGCGTACCAGCTCGGGCAGGTTTCGGTGCAGTCGTTCCGGCCCTGGATTGATTACGGGACGGCGCACTTCCTGCAGTTCCTGGTGGTGGAGCGCGAAATGGGACGCGCGAATGCACTGGCGTATTTGCAGCAGTACGCCCGTCCGCTGGCGACGGCGGACAAGGATCCGGCGAAGGACCCGGCGGCGCAGTCGCTGATCAACACCGACGACGAGCTGTTGTATCGGGGTAAGTCGCTGTTCGTGTGGTCGATGCTGCGCGATTTGGTGGGCGACGAGGCGCTTTCGGCAGCGGTGCAAAGCTACCGTCCGGAAGACGATCACGATGCGAGCTATATGCAGAAGCTGATCGAGAGCCATGCGCACAAGGACCTGGAGTGGTTCTTCGATGACTGGGTCTATCGCGACCGCGGGCTGCCGGATTTCCACATTGTCAGTGCGTATCCCCGGCAGATTTTGGGCGGACAGTACCTGGTCACGATCACAGTCGAGAATTTGGGGAGTGCAGCGGCGGAAGTGCCGGTGTCGGCGCAGGTGAATGGTGGAGAGAAATCCGTGCGCATTTTTGTGAAGCCGGGCGAGAAGGCGACCGCGCGCATCAACACGCAGCAGGTGCCGACGTCAGTAACGGTGAACGACGGCAGCGTTCCGGAGCGCGACATGACCAACAACAAGATGGAAGTGAAGCCGCCCGCGCAGTAA
- a CDS encoding zinc dependent phospholipase C family protein, with translation MPRLLRLCSVYLILLALCPPTSAYSVLTHEEVIDLAWDHDIVPLIKARFPDATDDDLKEAHAYAYGGAVIQDLGYYPFGNRTFSDLVHYVRSGDFVVNLINESDSINEYAFALGALAHYASDITGHPIVNQAVAIEFPKLRAKYGRVVTYAEDHSAHLEVEFGFDVSQVAKGRYAPQSYHDFIGFEVSKPLLERAFKDTYGIEITSVITHEDLALGTYRRSVSKIIPEMTRVAVASREDEMKKEIPDYNRQKFLYRLSRAQYEKQWGKQYQKPGAGARILAVVLKIFPHIGPFRGLAYKNPTPQTQDLYFKSVNSTYDYYTQLTEQLRNGEVTLHAMDLDTGKPTRPGEYSLSDSTYAELVNRLTSQDNAEITPDLREALLTYFSDHDGKPVALKDPKKQAQLESDLQKLKAAPPQSAAQTTSSSH, from the coding sequence GTGCCGCGATTGCTCCGCCTTTGCAGCGTGTACCTTATCCTGTTGGCGCTCTGTCCCCCGACGAGCGCCTACTCCGTCCTCACTCACGAAGAAGTCATCGACCTCGCGTGGGACCACGACATCGTCCCCCTCATCAAGGCCCGCTTCCCCGACGCCACCGATGACGATCTGAAAGAAGCCCACGCCTACGCCTATGGCGGCGCCGTCATCCAGGACCTCGGCTACTACCCCTTCGGCAACCGCACCTTTAGCGATCTCGTGCACTACGTACGCTCCGGCGACTTCGTCGTCAACCTCATTAACGAGTCCGACAGCATCAACGAGTACGCCTTCGCCCTCGGCGCCCTCGCTCACTACGCCTCCGACATCACCGGACACCCCATCGTCAACCAGGCCGTCGCCATCGAGTTCCCCAAGCTCCGCGCCAAGTACGGCAGAGTTGTGACTTATGCCGAAGACCACTCCGCTCACCTCGAAGTCGAGTTTGGCTTCGACGTCAGCCAGGTCGCCAAGGGCCGCTACGCCCCGCAGTCCTACCACGACTTCATCGGTTTCGAAGTTTCGAAACCATTGCTCGAACGCGCTTTCAAAGACACCTACGGTATCGAGATCACCAGCGTCATCACCCATGAAGACCTCGCCCTCGGGACCTACCGCCGCTCCGTCAGCAAAATCATCCCCGAGATGACCAGGGTTGCCGTCGCCAGCCGCGAAGACGAAATGAAGAAAGAGATTCCCGACTACAACCGTCAGAAGTTCCTTTACCGCCTCTCACGCGCCCAGTACGAAAAGCAATGGGGCAAGCAATACCAGAAGCCCGGCGCCGGAGCCCGCATCCTCGCCGTAGTCCTGAAGATCTTCCCCCACATCGGCCCGTTCCGCGGACTCGCCTATAAGAACCCGACACCGCAGACGCAAGACCTCTACTTCAAGAGCGTCAACAGCACCTACGACTACTACACCCAGCTCACGGAACAACTGCGAAACGGCGAAGTCACTCTCCACGCCATGGATCTCGACACCGGCAAGCCCACCCGCCCCGGCGAATACTCGCTCTCCGACTCAACTTACGCCGAACTCGTGAACCGTCTCACCAGTCAAGACAACGCCGAGATCACCCCCGACCTCCGCGAAGCTCTCCTGACCTACTTCTCCGATCACGATGGCAAGCCCGTCGCCCTCAAAGATCCCAAGAAGCAAGCCCAACTAGAATCCGACCTGCAAAAACTAAAAGCCGCGCCCCCACAGAGCGCAGCCCAAACCACTTCCTCTTCACACTAA
- the rlmB gene encoding 23S rRNA (guanosine(2251)-2'-O)-methyltransferase RlmB, translating into MDVIYGIHPVSEALKSRGRSFQYVAIAKDRMDPRVQRIVEDARESGITVRFLPRDFLDRTANTNMHQGVIAVTSKKEYLDLDDIIEKKRGEHAFVVVLDGIEDPHNLGALIRSADGAGVDGVVIPERRAVGVTGTAMKASAGAAEYVPIARVTNIARSIEDLKDKYNVWTVGLDERGTQNYDEIDYNMSLALVLGAEGKGLHDLVRKKCDLLVKIPMAGEVSSLNVSVAGGIVMYEVSRQRRAKVAGAGSPGTTSKKKNRK; encoded by the coding sequence ATGGACGTGATCTACGGTATCCACCCGGTGAGCGAGGCGCTGAAGTCGCGCGGGCGCAGCTTTCAGTATGTGGCGATTGCGAAGGACCGCATGGATCCGCGGGTGCAGCGCATTGTTGAAGACGCGCGCGAGTCCGGGATCACGGTGCGCTTTTTGCCGCGCGATTTCCTGGACCGCACCGCCAACACCAACATGCACCAGGGCGTGATCGCGGTCACGTCGAAGAAGGAATATCTCGACCTCGACGACATTATCGAGAAGAAGCGCGGCGAACATGCGTTCGTGGTGGTGCTCGACGGGATTGAAGATCCGCACAATCTGGGCGCGTTGATTCGCAGCGCCGATGGCGCGGGCGTGGACGGCGTCGTAATTCCCGAGCGGCGCGCCGTGGGCGTGACCGGTACGGCGATGAAGGCCAGCGCGGGGGCCGCGGAATACGTGCCGATCGCGCGCGTCACGAACATTGCGCGGTCGATTGAAGATTTGAAAGACAAGTACAACGTGTGGACCGTAGGACTGGACGAGCGCGGCACGCAGAATTACGACGAGATCGACTACAACATGAGCCTCGCGCTGGTGCTCGGCGCGGAAGGCAAGGGCCTGCACGATCTCGTGCGCAAGAAATGCGATCTGCTGGTGAAAATCCCGATGGCGGGCGAGGTCTCGTCGCTTAATGTTTCCGTGGCCGGCGGCATCGTGATGTACGAAGTTTCGCGGCAGCGGCGCGCGAAGGTGGCGGGTGCCGGATCGCCGGGTACAACGTCTAAAAAGAAAAACCGTAAGTAG
- a CDS encoding sulfite oxidase heme-binding subunit YedZ: MRPKLIKPLVFIACLMPVANMAFGGFRAQLGANPIEAITHETGDWTMILIMTTLAITPLRRITGISELISFRRMIGLFAFFYGTLHFLTYIWLDKFFDMHEIVKDVYKRPFITAGFTAFVLMIPLALTSTKGWIRRLGKKWTALHRLIYGTALAGVVHYIWLTKRDEAKPFMYAVILAALMLWRAWAWWEKRRKVSGARVAEAA; encoded by the coding sequence ATGCGACCGAAATTGATCAAGCCGCTGGTATTCATCGCGTGCCTGATGCCGGTGGCGAACATGGCATTCGGCGGATTTCGCGCGCAATTGGGTGCGAATCCGATTGAGGCGATCACGCACGAGACCGGCGACTGGACGATGATCCTGATCATGACGACGCTGGCGATCACGCCGCTGCGCCGCATTACGGGTATCAGCGAATTGATTTCGTTTCGGCGAATGATTGGGCTGTTCGCGTTCTTCTATGGGACGCTGCATTTCCTGACGTACATTTGGCTCGACAAGTTTTTCGACATGCACGAGATCGTGAAGGACGTGTACAAGCGGCCGTTCATCACCGCCGGATTCACGGCGTTCGTACTGATGATTCCGCTGGCGCTGACGTCGACGAAGGGGTGGATCCGCAGGTTGGGGAAGAAGTGGACGGCACTGCATCGGCTGATTTATGGGACCGCGCTGGCGGGCGTGGTGCATTACATCTGGCTGACGAAGAGGGATGAGGCGAAGCCGTTTATGTATGCGGTGATCCTCGCGGCGCTGATGTTGTGGCGAGCGTGGGCTTGGTGGGAGAAGCGTCGGAAAGTGAGCGGCGCGAGAGTGGCGGAAGCGGCGTAG
- a CDS encoding LytR/AlgR family response regulator transcription factor, with protein sequence MSLSAVIVDDEQLARDELAYLLQSIGDVDVIAQGKNGVEGVNLIKEHNPDLVFLDVQMPGLDGFGVIKKLLDRKVAMPQVIFATAFDQYAVKAFEVNAVDYVLKPYDKKRIAQAIDKAKKNLESAEPAPSNDQRIDALVKMLEQKTEQKAGQSKILLKANGRMFLVDQKDICFASIEDGVITVVAANMEGQSNCRTLEELLDSLDPGAFWRAHRSFLVNINRIKEVVPWFKSSYQIRMDDRKQTEIPVSRAQTKRLRELFGL encoded by the coding sequence ATGTCTCTTTCTGCGGTGATTGTTGACGACGAGCAGCTGGCGCGCGACGAGCTCGCCTACCTGCTGCAATCCATTGGCGATGTGGACGTCATCGCCCAGGGCAAGAACGGCGTTGAGGGCGTGAACCTGATCAAGGAACACAACCCCGACCTCGTTTTCCTCGATGTGCAGATGCCCGGCCTCGACGGCTTTGGCGTCATCAAAAAGCTCCTCGACCGTAAGGTCGCGATGCCGCAGGTGATCTTTGCGACCGCGTTCGATCAATATGCGGTGAAGGCCTTTGAAGTGAATGCCGTTGACTACGTGCTCAAGCCTTACGATAAGAAGCGCATTGCGCAGGCGATCGACAAGGCCAAGAAGAACCTCGAAAGTGCCGAGCCCGCGCCCAGCAACGATCAGCGCATTGACGCGCTGGTGAAGATGCTCGAACAGAAGACAGAGCAGAAAGCCGGGCAATCGAAGATATTGCTCAAGGCCAATGGCCGCATGTTCCTGGTGGACCAGAAAGACATCTGCTTCGCCTCGATCGAAGACGGCGTGATTACCGTGGTTGCCGCCAACATGGAAGGCCAATCGAATTGCCGCACGCTGGAAGAGCTGCTGGACTCGCTCGACCCGGGAGCATTCTGGCGCGCGCACCGCTCGTTCCTGGTGAACATCAACCGGATCAAGGAAGTAGTGCCGTGGTTCAAGAGCAGCTACCAGATCCGCATGGATGACCGTAAGCAGACGGAAATTCCCGTCAGCCGCGCGCAGACCAAGCGGCTCCGCGAGTTGTTCGGCTTGTGA
- the msrP gene encoding protein-methionine-sulfoxide reductase catalytic subunit MsrP yields MLIKKQGEIPSSEITDKKVYLNRRAFIGGAAAAGAAIAVGFKAAGLFDPALHASANAKLQFKPSSFSTNEKQTPLNDVTHYNNYYEFGTDKTDPADEAKNFKPTPWKVKVEGLVKKAQTFDIDTLLKIPLEERVYRMRCVEGWSMVIPWIGFPLSALLNQVEVQPKAKFVEFTSLLDPNRMPGQRRAVLEWPYVEGLRLDEAMHPLTTMVVGLYGETLPNQDGAPLRLVVPWKYGFKGIKAIVNIKLVEKQPTSTWTQAASNEYGFYSNVNPNVDHPRWSQAKERRIGEFFKRPTLMFNGYGDQVASLYSGMDLKKNF; encoded by the coding sequence ATGTTGATCAAGAAGCAGGGTGAGATTCCGTCGTCGGAAATTACGGACAAAAAGGTGTACCTGAACCGTCGTGCGTTTATCGGCGGGGCGGCTGCGGCTGGGGCGGCGATTGCGGTGGGATTCAAGGCGGCGGGGCTATTCGATCCGGCGCTGCACGCGAGCGCGAATGCGAAGTTGCAGTTCAAGCCGAGCAGCTTCAGCACGAACGAGAAGCAGACGCCGCTGAACGACGTGACCCACTACAACAACTATTACGAGTTCGGCACCGACAAAACCGATCCGGCAGACGAGGCCAAAAATTTCAAACCAACGCCGTGGAAGGTGAAGGTGGAAGGCCTGGTCAAGAAGGCGCAGACCTTCGACATTGACACGTTGCTGAAGATCCCGCTGGAGGAGCGCGTGTATCGCATGCGCTGCGTCGAGGGATGGTCGATGGTGATTCCGTGGATCGGATTTCCGTTGTCGGCGCTTTTGAACCAAGTGGAAGTGCAGCCGAAGGCGAAGTTCGTGGAGTTTACCTCGCTGCTCGATCCGAATCGCATGCCGGGGCAGCGGAGGGCGGTGCTGGAATGGCCGTATGTGGAGGGGTTGCGGCTGGATGAGGCGATGCATCCGCTGACGACGATGGTGGTAGGCCTGTATGGCGAGACGCTTCCGAACCAGGATGGCGCGCCGTTGCGATTAGTGGTGCCGTGGAAGTATGGGTTCAAGGGGATCAAGGCGATCGTGAACATCAAGCTGGTGGAGAAACAGCCGACCTCGACGTGGACGCAGGCGGCGTCAAACGAATATGGTTTCTACTCCAATGTGAATCCGAACGTGGACCATCCGCGATGGAGCCAGGCGAAGGAGCGGAGGATCGGGGAGTTTTTCAAGCGTCCGACGCTGATGTTTAACGGGTACGGCGACCAGGTGGCGAGTTTGTATTCGGGCATGGATTTGAAGAAAAACTTCTAA
- the alkB gene encoding DNA oxidative demethylase AlkB, with product MTHSDLPLWPETRVEIREGAVLLRGFALSVADELLPGIREVASVAEFRNMVTPGGHVMSVAMTNCGRLGWVTDSKGYRYTTEDPSTGKRWPEIPEAFEKLAREAADAAGFSGFAPDACLINRYAVGARMTLHQDRNEQDFGQPIVSVSLGLPATFQFGEVENRRGAQNVAVRHGDVVVWGGTARLAYHGVLALKAGVHEATGEYRFNLTFRRAG from the coding sequence ATGACGCACTCTGATTTGCCGTTGTGGCCGGAGACGCGGGTGGAGATCCGCGAAGGCGCTGTGCTGCTGCGCGGGTTTGCATTGTCCGTGGCGGACGAGCTTTTGCCCGGGATCCGCGAAGTGGCATCAGTTGCAGAGTTTCGAAACATGGTGACGCCGGGTGGGCACGTGATGAGTGTGGCGATGACCAACTGCGGGCGGCTCGGATGGGTGACGGACAGCAAGGGATATCGGTACACGACGGAAGATCCATCGACCGGAAAGCGTTGGCCGGAAATTCCGGAGGCGTTTGAGAAATTGGCCCGTGAAGCCGCGGATGCAGCGGGATTTTCGGGGTTCGCGCCGGATGCATGTTTGATCAATCGTTATGCGGTGGGTGCGCGGATGACGTTGCACCAGGACCGCAACGAACAGGATTTCGGGCAGCCGATTGTTTCGGTGTCGTTGGGTTTGCCGGCGACGTTTCAGTTTGGCGAAGTGGAGAACCGCCGCGGGGCGCAAAACGTCGCGGTGCGACACGGGGATGTGGTGGTGTGGGGCGGAACCGCGCGGTTGGCGTATCACGGGGTGTTGGCGTTGAAGGCGGGAGTTCACGAGGCGACGGGGGAGTATCGGTTTAATTTGACGTTTCGGCGGGCGGGATAG
- a CDS encoding 2OG-Fe(II) oxygenase, with the protein MAKIDWERVAQELDERGCATTGVVLERGICDELARGYGNDAQFRSKVVMARHGFGRGEYKYFAYPLPEIVQRLRTELYPRCAAVANGWQEKLGLDKRFPREHGEYLKLCHAAGQTQPTPLLLKYGADDYNCLHRDLYGDLVFPLQVAFLLSTPGENFTGGEFVLTEQRPRMQSRVEVVPLRQGEGVIFAVNERPVRGTKGVYRVGMRHGVSRLRSGQRFTMGIIFHDAL; encoded by the coding sequence TTGGCAAAGATCGATTGGGAGCGCGTGGCGCAGGAGTTGGACGAGCGTGGCTGCGCGACCACGGGCGTGGTTCTGGAGCGCGGAATCTGTGATGAGTTGGCGCGTGGGTACGGCAACGACGCGCAGTTTCGCAGCAAAGTCGTTATGGCGCGGCATGGGTTTGGACGCGGCGAGTACAAGTACTTTGCATATCCGCTGCCGGAAATTGTTCAGCGGTTGCGGACGGAACTGTATCCGCGCTGCGCTGCTGTCGCGAACGGATGGCAGGAAAAGTTGGGACTGGACAAACGCTTTCCGCGCGAGCATGGCGAGTACCTGAAGCTGTGCCATGCGGCAGGACAGACGCAGCCTACGCCGCTGTTGCTGAAGTACGGTGCGGATGATTACAACTGCCTGCATCGCGATTTGTATGGCGACTTGGTGTTTCCGCTGCAGGTGGCGTTCTTGCTGAGCACGCCTGGCGAGAATTTCACGGGAGGAGAGTTCGTGCTGACGGAACAGCGTCCGAGGATGCAGTCGCGGGTGGAAGTGGTGCCGCTGCGGCAGGGCGAGGGCGTGATCTTCGCGGTGAACGAGCGTCCGGTACGCGGAACGAAAGGCGTTTATCGGGTAGGCATGCGGCACGGAGTGAGCCGGCTTCGCTCGGGGCAGCGATTCACGATGGGGATTATTTTTCATGACGCACTCTGA
- a CDS encoding XRE family transcriptional regulator: MTKPTGSSFDSFLEEEGLLEEVQAVAMKRVLAWQLEQAMKAKGLTKQRMAKHLNTSRSQVDRLLDPEYTGIGLNAVSRAAHALGKRIEFQLVDAPPRRNSTKLRARRTMPSKRTA; this comes from the coding sequence GTGACTAAACCTACTGGATCTTCCTTCGATAGCTTCCTCGAAGAAGAGGGTCTTCTTGAGGAGGTCCAAGCCGTAGCCATGAAGCGCGTCCTCGCCTGGCAACTGGAACAGGCGATGAAGGCAAAGGGGCTGACGAAACAGCGAATGGCGAAGCATCTGAACACCAGCCGCAGTCAGGTGGACCGCCTGCTCGACCCGGAATATACGGGCATCGGCCTCAATGCGGTGTCGCGAGCTGCGCATGCTCTCGGCAAACGCATCGAATTCCAACTCGTCGATGCTCCGCCACGGCGGAACTCCACCAAGTTGCGCGCACGCCGCACGATGCCCTCTAAACGCACCGCCTAG
- a CDS encoding lmo0937 family membrane protein, with translation MLWTIFVILLIGWLIGVVSSYTIGGYIHLLLVLAVVALLIQLITGRRPAL, from the coding sequence ATGCTCTGGACGATCTTCGTCATCCTGCTTATCGGTTGGCTCATCGGCGTTGTCAGCAGTTATACAATCGGAGGCTACATCCACCTCCTGCTCGTCCTCGCTGTCGTCGCCCTGCTTATCCAACTCATCACAGGGCGCCGGCCGGCTCTGTAA
- the hpnH gene encoding adenosyl-hopene transferase HpnH yields the protein MPVPVSQMWTVASYVLGQKLKRRKHFPVVLMLEPLMRCNLACAGCGKIQYPGHILKKELTPEQCFNAVDECGAPMVSIPGGEPLMHPQIVEIVEGLLARKKYIYLCTNGLLLKEKLHLFKPSKYLSFVVHMDGLKEHHDFAVCREGTYDKALEAIKLALARGFRVTTNTTLFDGADPQSVREFFDTMMEVGVEGMMLSPGYTYDKAPDQEHFLSKNKTRRLFRQILSNRHEKWQFNMSPLFLEYLMGKREYKCTPWGMPTYNIFGWQKPCYLLQDGYADTFDELINTTKWERYGTESGNPKCANCMVHSGYEASAVNHTFGSLGGLWATAKATFFHRYPDPEVDNDQTPRPKAPTPTLVHITTPES from the coding sequence ATGCCAGTTCCTGTATCGCAAATGTGGACGGTCGCGTCCTACGTCTTGGGCCAAAAGCTCAAACGCCGCAAGCACTTCCCTGTCGTCCTGATGCTTGAGCCCCTGATGCGTTGCAACCTCGCCTGTGCGGGCTGCGGCAAAATTCAGTACCCCGGCCACATCTTGAAAAAGGAACTTACTCCCGAGCAGTGCTTCAACGCCGTGGACGAATGTGGCGCCCCCATGGTCTCGATCCCCGGCGGCGAACCGCTCATGCACCCGCAGATCGTCGAGATCGTCGAAGGACTGCTCGCCCGCAAGAAGTACATCTATCTCTGCACCAACGGACTGCTGCTCAAAGAGAAGCTCCACCTCTTCAAGCCGAGCAAGTACCTGTCCTTCGTCGTTCACATGGACGGCCTCAAGGAGCACCACGATTTCGCTGTCTGCCGCGAAGGTACCTACGACAAAGCGCTCGAAGCCATTAAGCTCGCGCTCGCCCGTGGCTTCCGCGTCACCACCAACACCACGCTCTTCGACGGCGCCGATCCGCAATCCGTCCGCGAATTTTTCGACACCATGATGGAAGTCGGCGTCGAAGGCATGATGCTCTCGCCGGGCTATACCTACGACAAGGCCCCCGACCAGGAGCACTTCCTCTCCAAGAACAAAACGCGCCGCCTCTTCCGCCAGATTCTCAGCAATCGTCACGAGAAATGGCAGTTCAACATGAGCCCACTCTTCCTCGAGTACCTCATGGGCAAGCGCGAATACAAATGCACCCCGTGGGGCATGCCGACCTACAACATCTTCGGATGGCAGAAGCCCTGCTACTTATTGCAAGACGGCTACGCCGATACCTTCGACGAACTCATCAACACGACGAAGTGGGAGCGCTACGGCACTGAGAGCGGCAACCCGAAATGCGCCAATTGCATGGTCCACAGCGGCTACGAAGCCAGCGCCGTGAACCACACCTTCGGTTCCCTGGGCGGCCTCTGGGCCACCGCGAAAGCCACATTCTTCCATCGCTATCCCGACCCAGAAGTCGACAACGACCAAACCCCGCGCCCCAAAGCCCCCACCCCCACGCTCGTCCACATCACGACTCCCGAGTCGTAA
- a CDS encoding YheT family hydrolase, which translates to MIASGGAAGSAAFVPHPWFKNGHAQTLAGNFQRRRNLLPLAEDRLFNVEEDAQILCHCHWQVDRSARMTLIIVHGLEGSSDSRYVIGTGSKAWKRGWNVVRMNMRNCGGTESLTPTLYHSGMSHDVAAVVKTLINEDRLTEIAVAGFSMGGNLVLKMVGEWGTAAPKEVKAAVGISPAIDLAVSADALHTPGNRIYEWKFMRGLRNRIKRKAKLYPHRYDLRYLRGVTTIRQFDDQITARYSGFTGADDYYARAAAANVVDKIAVPTLVIHSKDDPFIKMTLESRAKLEGNSHIRFIETEFGGHCAFMGTPNGDDDGRWAEKRLVEFVGEHV; encoded by the coding sequence ATGATAGCAAGTGGGGGCGCTGCGGGCAGCGCTGCTTTCGTACCACATCCATGGTTTAAGAATGGGCATGCGCAGACGCTGGCTGGGAACTTCCAGCGGCGGAGGAATTTGCTGCCGCTGGCAGAAGACCGCTTGTTCAACGTGGAAGAAGATGCGCAGATCCTGTGCCATTGCCATTGGCAGGTCGATCGATCAGCACGGATGACGCTGATCATCGTGCATGGGCTGGAGGGGTCGAGCGATTCGCGGTATGTGATTGGCACTGGGTCGAAGGCGTGGAAGCGCGGATGGAACGTGGTGCGCATGAATATGCGCAATTGCGGCGGGACCGAGTCGCTGACGCCGACGCTGTATCACTCGGGGATGTCGCATGATGTGGCGGCGGTGGTGAAGACGCTGATTAATGAAGATCGATTGACGGAGATCGCCGTGGCAGGGTTTTCCATGGGCGGGAACCTGGTGCTGAAGATGGTTGGAGAGTGGGGCACGGCGGCGCCCAAAGAAGTGAAGGCGGCGGTGGGGATCTCGCCGGCGATTGACCTGGCGGTTTCGGCGGACGCGCTGCACACGCCGGGAAACCGGATCTACGAGTGGAAGTTTATGCGGGGGTTGCGCAACCGGATCAAGCGGAAGGCGAAGTTGTATCCGCACCGGTATGACCTGCGGTATCTACGTGGGGTGACGACGATCAGGCAGTTCGACGATCAGATCACGGCGCGATATTCAGGATTTACCGGCGCAGATGACTATTACGCGCGGGCGGCGGCGGCTAACGTGGTCGACAAGATCGCGGTGCCGACGCTGGTGATCCACTCGAAGGACGACCCGTTTATCAAGATGACGCTGGAAAGCCGGGCGAAGCTGGAGGGGAATTCGCACATCCGGTTCATCGAGACAGAGTTTGGGGGGCATTGCGCGTTCATGGGAACGCCCAACGGAGACGATGATGGGCGGTGGGCGGAGAAGCGGCTGGTGGAATTTGTGGGGGAGCACGTGTGA